In Mus musculus strain C57BL/6J chromosome 9, GRCm38.p6 C57BL/6J, one genomic interval encodes:
- the Il18 gene encoding interleukin-18 isoform X2, which produces MSLLQELSWDWRDSSTVKRTMAAMSEDSCVNFKEMMFIDNTLYFIPEENGDLESDNFGRLHCTTAVIRNINDQVLFVDKRQPVFEDMTDIDQSASEPQTRLIIYMYKDSEVRGLAVTLSVKDSKMSTLSCKNKIISFEEMDPPENIDDIQSDLIFFQKRVPGHNKMEFESSLYEGHFLACQKEDDAFKLILKKKDENGDKSVMFTLTNLHQS; this is translated from the exons GAACAATGGCTGCCATGTCAGAAGACTCTTGCGTCAACTTCAAGGAAATGATGTTTATTGACAACACGCTTTACTTTATAC CTGAAGAAAATG GAGACCTGGAATCAGACAACTTTGGCCGACTTCACTGTACAACCGCAGTAATACGGAATATAAATGACCAAGTTCTCTTCGTTGACAAAAGACAGCCTGTGTTCGAGGATATGACTGATATTGATCAAAGTG CCAGTGAACCCCAGACCAGACTGATAATATACATGTACAAAGACAGTGAAGTAAGAGGACTGGCTGTGACCCTCTCTGTGAAGGATAGTAAAATGTCTACCCTCTCCTGTAAGAACAAGATCATTTCCTTTGAG GAAATGGATCCACCTGAAAATATTGATGATATACAAAGTGATCTCATATTCTTTCAGAAACGTGTTCCAGGACACAACAAGATGGAGTTTGAATCTTCACTGTATGAAGGACACTTTCTTGCTTGCCAAAAGGAAGATGATGCTTTCAaactcattctgaaaaaaaaggatgaaaatgGGGATAAATCTGTAATGTTCACTCTCACTAACTTACATCAAAGTTAG
- the Il18 gene encoding interleukin-18 isoform a (isoform a is encoded by transcript variant 2), translated as MAAMSEDSCVNFKEMMFIDNTLYFIPEENGDLESDNFGRLHCTTAVIRNINDQVLFVDKRQPVFEDMTDIDQSASEPQTRLIIYMYKDSEVRGLAVTLSVKDSKMSTLSCKNKIISFEEMDPPENIDDIQSDLIFFQKRVPGHNKMEFESSLYEGHFLACQKEDDAFKLILKKKDENGDKSVMFTLTNLHQS; from the exons ATGGCTGCCATGTCAGAAGACTCTTGCGTCAACTTCAAGGAAATGATGTTTATTGACAACACGCTTTACTTTATAC CTGAAGAAAATG GAGACCTGGAATCAGACAACTTTGGCCGACTTCACTGTACAACCGCAGTAATACGGAATATAAATGACCAAGTTCTCTTCGTTGACAAAAGACAGCCTGTGTTCGAGGATATGACTGATATTGATCAAAGTG CCAGTGAACCCCAGACCAGACTGATAATATACATGTACAAAGACAGTGAAGTAAGAGGACTGGCTGTGACCCTCTCTGTGAAGGATAGTAAAATGTCTACCCTCTCCTGTAAGAACAAGATCATTTCCTTTGAG GAAATGGATCCACCTGAAAATATTGATGATATACAAAGTGATCTCATATTCTTTCAGAAACGTGTTCCAGGACACAACAAGATGGAGTTTGAATCTTCACTGTATGAAGGACACTTTCTTGCTTGCCAAAAGGAAGATGATGCTTTCAaactcattctgaaaaaaaaggatgaaaatgGGGATAAATCTGTAATGTTCACTCTCACTAACTTACATCAAAGTTAG
- the Il18 gene encoding interleukin-18 isoform b (isoform b is encoded by transcript variant 3), which yields MAAMSEDSCVNFKEMMFIDNTLYFIPEENGDLESDNFGRLHCTTAVIRNINDQVLFVDKRQPVFEDMTDIDQSGNGST from the exons ATGGCTGCCATGTCAGAAGACTCTTGCGTCAACTTCAAGGAAATGATGTTTATTGACAACACGCTTTACTTTATAC CTGAAGAAAATG GAGACCTGGAATCAGACAACTTTGGCCGACTTCACTGTACAACCGCAGTAATACGGAATATAAATGACCAAGTTCTCTTCGTTGACAAAAGACAGCCTGTGTTCGAGGATATGACTGATATTGATCAAAGTG GAAATGGATCCACCTGA
- the Sdhd gene encoding succinate dehydrogenase [ubiquinone] cytochrome b small subunit, mitochondrial yields the protein MAVLLKLGVLCSGQGARALLLRSRVVRPAYVSAFLQDQPTQGRCGTQHIHLSPSHHSGSKAASLHWTSERVVSVLLLGLIPAGYLNPCSVVDYSLAAALTLHSHWGLGQVVTDYVHGDTLPKAARAGLLALSALTFAGLCYFNYHDVGICRAVAMLWKL from the exons ATGGCGGTTCTCTTAAAGCTGGGCGTTCTCTGCAGTGGCCAAGGAGCTCGAG CTCTCCTACTCCGAAGCCGGGTGGTCAGACCCGCTTATGTGTCAGCATTTCTCCAGGACCAGCCTACCCAAGGACGGTGTGGTACCCAGCACATTCACCTGTCACCAAGCCACCACT CTGGTTCCAAGGCTGCATCTCTCCACTGGACCAGTGAGAGGGTTGTCAGTGTTCTGCTCTTGGGGCTGATCCCTGCTGGGTACTTGAATCCCTGCTCTGTGGTGGACTACTCTCTGGCTGCAGCCCTCACCCTGCACAGTCACTG GGGCCTTGGACAAGTGGTTACCGACTACGTTCATGGGGACACCCTGCCGAAGGCTGCCAGGGCAGGCCTCTTGGCACTCTCAGCTTTGACCTTTGCTGGGCTTTGCTACTTCAATTACCACGATGTCGGCATCTGCAGAGCGGTTGCCATGCTGTGGAAGCTCTGA
- the Timm8b gene encoding mitochondrial import inner membrane translocase subunit Tim8 B translates to MAELGEADEAELQRLVAAEQQKAQFTAQVHHFMELCWDKCVEKPGSRLDSRTENCLSSCVDRFIDTTLAITGRFAQIVQKGGQ, encoded by the exons ATGGCCGAGCTTGGTGAAGCGGACGAAGCGGAGTTACAACGCCTGGTGGCCGCCGAACAGCAGAAGGCGCAATTCACTGCGCAG GTGCATCACTTCATGGAACTATGTTGGGATAAGTGTGTGGAGAAGCCAGGAAGTCGGCTAGACTCCCGCACTGAAAACTGCCTCTCTAGCTGTGTGGATCGCTTCATTGACACTACTCTTGCCATCACCGGTCGGTTTGCCCAGATCGTACAGAAAGGAGGGCAGTAG
- the Nkapd1 gene encoding uncharacterized protein NKAPD1, translating into MSRVPLGKVLLRNVIRHTDAHNKIQEESDMWKIRELEKQMEDAYQGTRRNTVPSSSSRMRSDGFDEESQRDYWRSKNEISGALEDDFLKTKSWNKKLYDYESNIPDRWGHSGYKELYPEEFETDSSDQQDITNGKKPSPQVKSSARESRKHKKSKKSHKKKQKKRSHKKQKKNKKEVTDITADSSSEFSEETRASSTRKRKQPHKSKKKSRKKSPKITFPLGGESGTSQSEDSASSSSEDIEERDTKKTKRKKKEKSVHVPMPDPEVQERTSKRRNWKVATDARSAESSEDD; encoded by the exons ATTCAGGAGGAGTCTGACATGTGGAAAATCAGAGAACTAGAGAAGCAGATGGAGGATGCTTACCAGGGGACCAGAAGGAACACAGTGCCCAGCAGCTCAAG TCGGATGAGAAGTGATGGTTTTGATGAAGAAAGTCAGAGAGATTACTGGAGGTCAAAGAATGAAATTTCTGGGGCCTTGGAAGATGATTTTCTTAAGACTAAGTCCTGGAACAAGAAGTTATATGATTATGAATCCAATATACCAGACAG ATGGGGTCACAGTGGTTATAAAGAGTTGTATCCTGAAGAGTTTGAAACAGACAG tagTGATCAGCAAGACATTACCAATGGAAAAAAACCATCTCCCCAGGTAAAATCATCTGCCCGTGAATCTCGAAAACATAAGAAGTCAAAGAAATCCCAtaagaagaagcagaaaaaacGGTCAcacaaaaaacagaagaaaaacaaaaaggaagttacggacataacagcagattcctCAAGTGAGTTCTCAGAGGAAACTCGAGCTTCTAGTACTAGGAAAAGGAAGCAACCacacaagagcaagaaaaagtcCAGGAAAAAGTCTCCTAAAATCACTTTCCCTTTAGGGGGAGAAAGTGGTACTTCTCAGTCAGAGGATTCTGCATCTAGCAGTTCTGAGGACATCGAGgaaagagatactaagaaaaccaaacggaaaaagaaagagaagagtgtCCATGTCCCCATGCCTGACCCTGAGGTACAGGAGAGGACAAGCAAGCGCAGGAACTGGAAGGTGGCTACCGACGCCAGGTCTGCTGAGAGCTCGGAGGATGACTAA
- the Nkapd1 gene encoding uncharacterized protein NKAPD1 isoform X1, translating to MSRVPLGKVLLRNVIRHTDAHNKIQEESDMWKIRELEKQMEDAYQGTRRNTVPSSSSRMRSDGFDEESQRDYWRSKNEISGALEDDFLKTKSWNKKLYDYESNIPDRWGHSGYKELYPEEFETDSDQQDITNGKKPSPQVKSSARESRKHKKSKKSHKKKQKKRSHKKQKKNKKEVTDITADSSSEFSEETRASSTRKRKQPHKSKKKSRKKSPKITFPLGGESGTSQSEDSASSSSEDIEERDTKKTKRKKKEKSVHVPMPDPEVQERTSKRRNWKVATDARSAESSEDD from the exons ATTCAGGAGGAGTCTGACATGTGGAAAATCAGAGAACTAGAGAAGCAGATGGAGGATGCTTACCAGGGGACCAGAAGGAACACAGTGCCCAGCAGCTCAAG TCGGATGAGAAGTGATGGTTTTGATGAAGAAAGTCAGAGAGATTACTGGAGGTCAAAGAATGAAATTTCTGGGGCCTTGGAAGATGATTTTCTTAAGACTAAGTCCTGGAACAAGAAGTTATATGATTATGAATCCAATATACCAGACAG ATGGGGTCACAGTGGTTATAAAGAGTTGTATCCTGAAGAGTTTGAAACAGACAG TGATCAGCAAGACATTACCAATGGAAAAAAACCATCTCCCCAGGTAAAATCATCTGCCCGTGAATCTCGAAAACATAAGAAGTCAAAGAAATCCCAtaagaagaagcagaaaaaacGGTCAcacaaaaaacagaagaaaaacaaaaaggaagttacggacataacagcagattcctCAAGTGAGTTCTCAGAGGAAACTCGAGCTTCTAGTACTAGGAAAAGGAAGCAACCacacaagagcaagaaaaagtcCAGGAAAAAGTCTCCTAAAATCACTTTCCCTTTAGGGGGAGAAAGTGGTACTTCTCAGTCAGAGGATTCTGCATCTAGCAGTTCTGAGGACATCGAGgaaagagatactaagaaaaccaaacggaaaaagaaagagaagagtgtCCATGTCCCCATGCCTGACCCTGAGGTACAGGAGAGGACAAGCAAGCGCAGGAACTGGAAGGTGGCTACCGACGCCAGGTCTGCTGAGAGCTCGGAGGATGACTAA